A window of Plasmodium malariae genome assembly, chromosome: 12 genomic DNA:
ATACACGGGTAGCATAAAGTTCTTCTTAATGTGTAATGGCAGatttatgcttttttaatTAGAAAGATGTTTTATAAGGACAAATTGTaacacataataaaatatcattgattttttaaattttttttaagggtATATTTCCACTATCCTTTTTTAtctcaaaatttttttcacagaaaatacatttaacTCGACAAAAAACGTTAACAcagaaaaatgcaaaatatgacaaaaaaaataatgttaaaaacAATGCAAAAAACAACGCAGAAAACACGAAAaacaatacaaaaaaaaaaaaaaatgccagagaaattaaaaaagcaaTATGTGTAGAAATACacagaaaaaacaaacaaaaaaaaatgtctaTAATTTGTTCATCTTCTCATAAGAAAGCggaatgttttaatttttctgtgCATCTTTGAAAAAAACCTTTAGAATAAATTTGCAATCAACTCAAGTATTATGGACATAAACATTCATTTACTTATTTGTgtacgcatatataaatatacatttatttatgtgcataaacaatacaaataaatgtacacatatatatgtatatatttttttctttttgtccTAACGCGTTACCTAAAATTCGcattttaacttttattatgtattcattgacaaaaaaaaaaaaaaaaaatatttacacatatatatatatatatatataacacacTAAAAATCAATCTAAAACGGtgtttatttacattttaatattaaaagtaaaattacagtaaaaaattaattttttgattacttcattaatttttgtataacatatgtatgaaaatatacatatatatttatgtacactATTAACCGTTTTTGTACATTCAATTTATATGTGAAcaacacaaaaatatatatatatatatatatatacatatatatatatacatataatgtaAACATTGTATACTTTTGAATAGCACATGTGTAccctataattttttttttttttttaagttatatttttgtgttaaaaaattgtaaactaaatgtttattattaacaatttGACGTATGTTTCATAAACTATTCTGAACtgattaatataatatacgcAAAAAAAGTAgaggaaaagaagaaaaataaaagaatagaGTAAAAGCAATTTCCCTACTAATTATAAAgagttatattaaaaatataatttttattacattttccaattttaaaaaattttgtcgACTACATGAATTTGCTAAAGTTGATTggaaaacataataaaaagatgAAGGAAGATAACAGGGGGAATTCCGTAATCTATTATTCTTGTTATGCAATTAtacgtaaaataaaaaaatattttaaaaaatctatatttttttaccatttttaatGCCTTttatatgtgcacatatgaacatatttatgtatatttggaTGCAACTACATAGGCAGCGTTCAGCCTATTTGCATTCACCCTAATAGACGGTCAAACAACTAGATAAgagtatgtataaatacaaatatgtatggGCATATCCATAAGTAAATTTCTCACTccttaatacatatatatattacacttTTTGCAGTGATAACTTTGGTATTGTCTAAATTCATTGTAGTTCCTCTGTTGGCACAGATGTTTCTCTACACATTTATAACAATCTATATAGGAAGCCATGATAGTTTGAAGCAATTAGAAGTAAGAAATGGCATAGCAAATAAACATTTACAAAAAGTTGAAGAATgattcttttgttttataaaaaccaaaattaatgttttaatgTTTCAATTTCTCAGTTTTTCAATCTTTCCATGTTTCATTCGTACAATGCTTCAATGTTTACTGCACACCTTTTTAGATTGatgacaaaaataaaaaggctGATAATATAACAGCTTATGATGCGATCATGTTCCCCATAATTGGATCTGGAGCCTTGCTAACACTGTAGGAAAATGAGACAAAAAAATGAGAGATGAAATATGATAGTTAAAATATGAGAAGTAAAAAGTGAGAAGTAAATAATGAAAGGTGAAAAGTAATAGGTCGAGCGATGGGATATGTAATGTATAACTATAGCAGATGATATGAAACttggaaaaataaaggacgcgaaaaataaaaaattttccttttcttttcagATATTTTGCTTATAAGTTCTTAGATCCGTACTATGTGAATATGCTACTAACTATTTATTTAACGCTAGCTGGGGTGTTCTCATTGCAAGGagtttttgtaaatattttggTAAGAAAGCTTAAATGTAAATCATTTACATTGTGTATAATATTAACTGATAACAGTTATTTGTAATTCCGTTTTTATATTAGaggaaatgtaaaaaaaagagagaatTAATGTGTATATGCATGCATGTATGCGTGAAACGAAgcgtaaataaataataagtattatgtagaaaatataaatagaaaagaaaagaagaataatctaattttgtaattattcAATTACTTAATTATTTACCATGTTAGTATTACTGAATTATGATAAAGTATACGTTTGTTTCTAAAAGATTGAAAACAATACAAATATAGCACaacaattatttaatacacattatactatattattacataaaaatgtatatttaaatagatataataagaatgtataaggaaaatatttaaacattgaatatatatgtgttcacatttatgtgtatatgtataattgtccattttaaaatatatacatggaTGTGTAATCTTACTTTCTGTAGGAACCTGCTATGccaaaattttttgaaaaagacGAATACGTTAAAACGTTTAATTTACCTCGTTTTATATGCAAAGGTAAGAATTACATAACTCTAGTTGTAATTATTTAGCATGTAGAGAAAAAAGATtgtatgataataataatagtagtaatattagtaataatagtataaatattaataataatagtagtagtaatattagtaataatagtagtagtaatattagtaataataatagtagtagtaatattagtaataatagtagtagtaatattagtaataatagtagtagtaatattagtaataataatagtagtaatattagtaataatagtagtagtaatattaataataataatagtagtaatattagtaataataatagtaataataataagaagaatagtaataatattaatttttttttttttttcctttttttgctCTTTTAGAACCTATTGTGTTTAATACAAACAAAGGAGAAATAGTTAGTTTCTTGTTTTGTTTCGTTATCGGTGTACGCTGGATTTTTTACAAGGATTTTATTACGCATAATATATTAGCAGTTTCTTTTTGTTTCCAAGTAAGAAATTCTTATAAgtgaaaatgataaatgttttaaacgAATACATGCGTAAGACATGCCCATACAATCTATACAATTTGATttgatttaatataatatgatataaaataatatattttttttttcacccATGAAGGCCATATCACTGGTTATCCTTAGTAACTTTTTAATTGGGTTCCTACTTCTTGTgcgtattaaaaatataattgcaattattttttttttatgtagttCTTAATCGCTGCTACGCCAAGCACGATGATAgttaatgataatgataataataataataataatggtagtaatagtagaaatatgtattttattttattttattttatttattttttacacgAACATTTGATTAGTCGGGACTATTTGTGTACGATATTTTCTGGGTTTTTGGAAATGACGTTATGGTTACTGTTGCAAAggtaagtaaaaaaattaattacataACGTGCATCTTTTGTATGTTCTAAAGAGTATGCACCCTTTATGAATGTCGGATTGTATgagattatttattttatttttttttttttcaaagtcCTTTGAAGCCCCTGTGAAATTACTTTTTCCTGTTTCAAAAGACCCAGTACATTATAGTATGCTAGGATTGGGAGATATTATAATTCCAGGGATTGTAATATCCTTATGTTTACGTTTcgattattatttacataggaataaaatacataaagggaattttaagaaaatgttTAATGACATATCTATTCATGAATCATTTAagaagtattatttttttaccataGCAGTTCTGTATGAGTTAGGGTTAGTAGTAACTTACTgtatgcttttttattttgaacatGCTCAACCTGCTTTACTTTATCTCGTGCCAGCATGTATATTGGCTATCGTAGGATGTTCAATATGTAAAAAggaatttaaaataatgattAAGTATCAAGAAGTTACAGACAGAAGTGCGAGTGGGGAAGatggaaagaaaaaagtttCTGAAAAAGATGAAATGATTAGGAGTCAAGAAAGCATTTTATCAACTACCAAAAAGAGAATAACTAGTAAATAGGCGAATTAAAGTGTGTTTATTTACTTTCATATGCTTATATAAGGTTTTATATAACTGTATATGATTTTATATGCATggtatacattattatacacatttatgtgcttctatatgtttttatgcgcttttgtatgcatgtatatatatatatatgttcatgtattatgtatatatatgtttgtttatatatatatgtatataaatgtatgtatatatatgcagacGTACCGCGTAAACTTTTGAACAAGGAATAAATATAGTCGAAAGAACCGAAACGCATGCAAGCAGGATAGaacaaataaagaaaaatatcaaaaacataataaatggataaataaaagactaacaaaaatttttggAATTAAGGGTATATGTAATTCTTATAATAAACATTGTGCAAATTTATGAAACATATGTAATACAGACGAATTTATGAAGTTCACTAAgcaagaaaaatttttaagcataaaacataaattgttttacaaatatgtatgtatacacttttttttttttttttaatatatttatatattttttttttttttttctcgcTACTATTCGGATGtgtaagtttttttttttcctatttttattttttatagttatagaattatttataaaaaaaaactatccatttttaaatatacatattaatatagacaaaaataagaaaaaattttttaaagattgtTATTACTGAGTATgcttagatatatatatacgcacatatataaatgtgaaaattttgaagtaggttgaacaaaaaaaaaatttgtttcaAGTCATGCAAACTCGGTTATACgcttatatatgtgtatgtattcaTCTGACCCCTGTAcaaatttcataaaatatagtataaacttttttcaaataatattattttacacaAAAGAGGAAGCAaagttttaaattatttttttctgacaatttaaaatgtatgtaggcttaaatatttttcttaaaataagtCTAAAAATAACTAATTCCAACCACTCGcatataagtatgtatatattataaaaaaaaaaaattttgtaatgcAATCAGAATTTTTtagatcaaaaaaaaaagaaaaagaaaagattaATTATGACGTATTAAGTTATATATAGGTTCATTCACATTTGTTccaagaaatatttaaaacgTCATTCCACATTTTCagtaattttgttatttaaatcGTCTAAAGAAATATTTGATACCATTAAAACCTAGGAATTTGAAGTACATTCAGACCAAATAAGCATTTAAGTTGTAGCTAAAATAGTTgagtgttttttttttttttgtttgaatACAGttgttatttttgtttttacctTATCCCTTGATTTTAACCCAGATACAATGGAAATATCTCTTTTCTTCAGATTTACTAAAAATTTGTTACATAAAAGAATCAGAAAGAAGAATTGTAActtgttaatttttaacagtataaaaaaggaaaattttataattttaatttttcttacaaATATCTGAAAAATAACTTATTATAGCTACATTGGATTGATTATTAACTGGCTGTTCTTGTATGCTTATGTTAAGCACTTCTTTGTCCGAGTTAAAATCtgaggagaaaaaaaaaaatacaaaatatgataaaaaagataaaaaaataaaataaaacagtaatagtaattatGCCACAATACTATATTGCagtaatatacattttaataatgaaacaaTGAgcaattattacatatagaTGTATTCTTAGCATTAGGCTTAACACGcagatttattaaaatgttttcatcttttttttttatataactggGAATACTTTCAATGACATTTTTTGCCTGTACAATTCaggaagaataaaaaatttagtatttataaaaagttttaaaattatgaaataatattgaaacatcgtatgaacatattttattcttgCGTCtctttgttaattttttatttttttacagcTTCTTTTGGAACACTTCTCGgcattttttttgcaaagttatttaacaaattattcatattttattcatcTATAAGGAAACTATAAATaagtatgtatttatgtatatagcTAATGTTATACATATTGGGGCATATGAACTTATATActaatttttcaattttaaaaataaaaaacccAACAATGAATTATGCACATTcacagaaaaataaaaacaattaaaactgaaattctatttttttcttatacttatgtatatatatatatttgctgATAAGTACATGTGCTCATATACACATAAGTGTATGAGAATAACATATGATTATTTTGCTTAACTTTTTAAccatagaataaaataaccATTTTCAGTGTTCACATTGCAccttatttgaaaaaaaataacaataaaaataataaaataaaaaagaatcaaaaataattaacgtTAGAAGGAatcttatgtatataaggttattttacatttttaattgaaGGTATCTATTGTATATAAACTTATGgtacattttaaattatatattttttaatatattattgaaaaataatcatatacATTGGGGAAAATAAATGGAATTACAAGTAGAGTTACCGATTTATTTACCATTAATAATCTACATGCACAAGGTactttatattcatataataaaatgtagaACGAGTAAgttgaatatttatacacatacatatgtggGAAAAGTGTACCCCACAACTgttatttcttatttcttattttaaggtataatatatagtttCCCTGTAAAGATATTCGTATGTATGAATACACAGTTTCTactcttttaaattatattttttaataaaatgttgttattttttcattcaaaacagcatataataattatacataatcatattactattataaaataaaaaatgtgcttaatatctatatttttaacggggttataaaaagaaaaaaattgaaaatttttaagatTAATCCTGTTAACtgtttttgcatttttcgacatttattttatttttttttttttaatgtaaataaatcaTATTTTGTAGTAAAtcgaatataataattaaaaatctTTATTTAAAACGATTAATAATAAGGCACATATAGAAAGGCCTTGTTTTTCTCTTCTGATAGATCttaataactttttaataaattaagctTAACAACtatttattgtaaaataatctctattttttcatcatgacaataatataaaacaaaaaaaaaaaatatttatatatttatatacttctaaattttataaagaataattGATGATAGATTCCCTTTGTACACTTTTAGCCTTGCCCTTAAGTTGTTTTTAttacgtatataaatatctatatatatgtatatataatatatatattgtatcaTATTGTAcctatatatttcattaagcgtatgaactattttttattcctacCTTAAACACGATTTTGGCTAAATTTTATCCAAGAGTCTAAggctttttattatttgttgggcattaaaaaaaaatacataaatacataaatatatatatacataaatatatatatatatataaatatatatataattatatatatatattatatttatttgcacttttcataatttagtatagatatataaaaatatatatatatctatctaAAAGATGGTTCGTGATGAACATTATATAGATAGctttaatacattttattaatagtaTTAATTGTATATACAATTGCGTTCtatctatttattataatatctaTAACACGatgtattaacaaaaaaaaaaaaattataaataagaagtatatataattatgtaatattattaagagtttataataatatataaaataaaacatttttcctttagatcattttattttttttttattaccaattcctttaaaaattataaaaatatgctaaattgaaaaaaaaattataaaaagttcgaaggtaatatataaaaatatatatatgttaaattatatgtataatttacatTACATGTATGTTCTTAAGTACTTCATTTTGAAAGtattacttaaatttttttaaaaataattttattaacaattagaatatgataattatttaacttttatatatatatatattttttaagaataaaaagtaCAAATTTAAGCGTTGttagaaatttttttgaattatttttatatattttaaattgaaAATAGTGCTTTATTATTAATCCTCTTTTAAGCTATTtaactatttatattttttaaaaagtgtaaaaacaactataatatttgtttattaattgttgtataagcaaaatatatacattttttaagtgTGTTATTATATGACAACAAGGAGTTGATGTTCTTCTGTTTCTAAATGTaactatttttatgttatctatataataatgctCGTTTTATAAcagtattaattttatagcgtattttaaatatatgtataaacatatgaATGAACGTACGTATGAACAGGAGCATGCATGTTAgacgtatatatgtgtatacattgtgtttacatatatttactttttaaaattacaaattttttttttacttatttacgtatttattatttttttttttattcctgcTTATTACCATACTTTGCTTTACGTAGATGTATttgtgttatattttattatttgctCCGCCCATTTTTGGACTAATATTCTCAATAATAGAATGCATATGGGTAAgtaagataaatataaatggtCCAGAAGATAAATCAGATAAATTGGAAGATGGATTAGCACAAGTAGATAAAATGAAGGAAGTGGCATCCTACATTGCGGAAGGAGCAAAcgcttttttaaaaaaggagtaTCAGTATTTAATAGTTTTTATTGTAGTATTTTCTGGACTAATAGGATTTTTTGTTAGTTACTATACAGCaataagttttattttaggCTGTTTAACATCTATATTATGTGGTTATATAGGAATGAAAATTGCTGTTTATGCTAATGTAAGAACGACTAATGAAACGTGGAAAAGTTTAGATAAGGGTTTTAAGGTTACTCTGAATGCAGGAACAGTTATGGGATTTTCATTAGTATCCTTTAGTATAATAGCTCTAGGATTATTAATCGttgtatataaaacatttatttttgcaaatGCTTCTTCTGAATCTAGTTTATATAAGGTTATTGCTGGATTTGGACTTGGCGGTTCTTCTATTGCCTTATTTTCAAGAGTTGGTGGTGGAATATATACTAAGGCCGCTGATGTAGGTGCTGATTTGTCGGGTAAAAATGAATACGGAATTCCAGAAGATGATATAAGAAATCCAGCATGCATTGCAGATAATGTAGGTGATAATGTTGGTGATATGGCTGGAATGGGTGCAGATTTATTTGGATCTTTAGCAGAAAGTTTATGTGCGGCACTAGTTATAGGTTCTTCTGTATTAAGTATGAAAGAAGGGATCCAATTTAATATTAGTCATTGTATTTTGTTTCCTTTAACATTTTCAAGttttagtattattatttgtatgattacattttttataatatcccAGTCTGTTAAaattgtagaaaaaaaagacgtAGAAAGAAccttgaaatatttattatttttatctaccATATTACAGTCATTAGCTATAATTGTAATAggatatttttcttttcctagtgttttgaaatataatctattaaaagaaatacaaaGATGGAAAGTCATTGTTCCAGCATTAGTTGGTTTATGGTCAGGTTTAATTATTGGTTTTACAACCGAATTTTATACATCTTATTCTTTTAGTCCAGTACAAGAAATAGCAAATACACAAAAGGTATCAGCAGCAACAGGTATTATATATGGATTATCACTAGGGTATAAGAGTACATTTATTCCTATTATGTGTTTAAGTGCTACACTTGGTATTTCATACGGTTTATGTGATATATATGGAATCGCTTTAGCAGCAGTAGGAATGTTAAGtacattatgtatatgtttgaCAATTGATGCATATGGTCCTATATCCGATAATGCTGGTGGAATTGCAGAAATGGCTGGACTTCCATCAGAAGTCAGAACAAGAACAGATATTCTGGATGCAGCAGGAAACACAACAGCTGCAATTGGGAAAGGTTTTGCTATTGGTTCTGCTGCTCTAGTTGCTTTTGCATTATTTGGTGCATATGCAAATAGTGCTAATTTACGccatgttaatatattaaatccATGGGTTATTATTGGATTACTTATTGGAGCAATGTtaccatatttattttctgcCTTAACAATGAAATCAGTAGCAATAGCTGCTAATAGTGTTCTAAATGAATGTTTAGAACAATTTCCGTTAATATTATCCGATAAACAAAAACCAgattatgaaaaatgtattaaaatatcaACGGATGCTTCATTAAGACAAATGATTATCCCTGGGTTGATATCCGTATTTTCACCTTTAATAATTGGTGCATTGATGGGAAAATATGCTACTGCTGGATTGTTAGTaggaattattttatcagGTATACAACTAGCTTTTTCTTCAACTAACTCTGGTGGTGCATGGgataatgcaaaaaaatatattgagtCAGGTGCTTTAGGAACAGAACATTGTAAAGGATCAAGTGCTCATAAAAATTCAGTTATTGGAGATACTGTTGGAGATCCATTAAAGGACACTTCAGGACCTTccttaaacattttaattaaattgtcAGCTATCACTTCGCTTGTTTTCGCTGGTGTTATTGCTAATACTTTTACTTCAAGAAGGGGAGGCCCCAAATGGTTATAAGTTTGTCCATTTTACATAGTGTAATGTTCAAAcgaacaagaaaaaaaaaggaaaaaaatttttaaatattttaaaagaaattaaaaaaaaaaaaaaaaattaaaattaatctCCCTTTTCACTTGCGTGTTAtagatttatataattctccATAATTGaacatgtaaataaatatgaattgtTTGgtattaactttttatatttaattaggtgggaaaaaaaaaaaaaaacatttcaaAAAACACATTACGTGAAAAGACTCTGGTGAGtgtgtttaaaaaattgatattaCTTAATGCAAATGTATGTACAATTCCGAATAATGTTGCTTACACATATGAATTAGCTATAACGTTTTGAAGTgcaatatgtatatatatgtatatatgtaacatcgacaaataatgatatatctTTTTGATATGAAGATACTTGTTTtctgtatttttaattttatgaagGAAGTAAAATACAGTTACCTTTTACGcatgaataattaaaataaagagaagaaaaaaataattgatttatgtacattttattgCTGTATTACAAATCAgttatatgcatgtattttattaatttatatacatactttattattgcttaatttttttctttttttttctctcgtatttaaatgtataatgattttttgaaatcgataagaattaaattttttaaaactttttaatacatgctgttaaattattaaaatttgttatataaaatgtattacattttcttatatgtattatttatttatattgtatgaaatattttttttttttttttttttgaacttgtaattttaatatatatgctgCGGTCTAAACATATAAACTTTGACATTTTATGTTAcattaacaaatatttttttaaaacagtGTATTATGTACTCCTATATATAGTACTACAGCccaaattataatatttgtataaacaACATGTATGCTGTCTTTGTGCATAAAAAGAGTAAATGTTGGAAAAGTGAATAAACGAGTTGAATACCATATGTAATTTAAATTGTTGGAAGCCAAATAAACGGaagaaaagatataaaatttttcttgtagaaaaaagtatttacttattttggTGAATTTGagtgtaatatatatgttttctaGTTTACTAGtatgcaaattttttttttttctttttttaatttttacgcattttatgaatatactttattgcaatatataaaaagataagttaatttttttcatgcCGTTTTTAATAAAGCTCAAATGACATAATTTGCATGTGtgtcatttttatttaatttggAATAATGTAGAAATAATGTGTTTTTTATGACACTAtaaaaatgaggaaaaaaacaattaaactTAGTAcgcttttttattatgcataAATGAAAAGTGCACCTTTCCGAATATAGTTAAATTTGCACTATATAAACACACAGGTGTGCCTGTGTATGCAAAATAAATGCTTGTTGAGAATGTTCACTATGTGTATGAtagtttattaaaaaaactgTGCATTTTGGAATTCAAAAAGATGTCTTTACTGTTTTACGTcatgaaaaatgaaacataAGATTAATAGCCATTActctttaaataaatatatatttataagttatgggattttttgtatataatgtgAAAAATTAGGTAATTTCTAAGtcaaatttaaataatagaaaCCAAACATAAGGATTTATATACGATTGTGCTATATTCACAGTAATTAAAAAGACACATGTTGCATACACGTACACAATATATACTCATTTTTGCTATAAACAAATTGAATAAATCATTAACCaccattttttacatttcccTAAAAGGcgagtaaattttttttttatcctgaAGAACGTAGTTACTGAAGAACATTCAACGTCTTATATTACACACGTGAAAAAAAGTATTCACGTAATATTTgctatttataaaaaaaataaaataaaatgaaaaataaaatgttgaaaattattacaattatgaaacatattttttcttatcagAACTATTTCAACCTTAATACATTGTTTTCTTTgccttttctcttttttttttttttttgtttcttttctttctctttttcttgGTATAATTcgtaaaaaagtatttatcagtgattcaaaaataaatgttttcaGATGTGAAATAATATGATATGTGCACTGAAGAATAAATACGGGATAtgtgtaaaattattttaatcatttacaataaatttatgtatgaaaagctttttctttatatctGTTTACATATTATGAAGTTCAACTCTCATTTTTTATGGTgtttactaaaatatttaaagtgttaaattagtaataatagttttacatttttttatacactTTAAATGTttcacaaataaaaaattaatgttcGGTACTATGGTGTTTACAAGTGAAATGTAAAATGTATGCATAAAATGTTCAATATAcgtttggaaaaaaaaaaaaaaagtataataaaaaaaaaaaattaaacattatttataaaagagaaagaataataaaggtagtaagtagcagtagtaatagtaacacATAAGATGTCTCCATgtatcatttaatttttctactaTTAActcaaagaaaaatataaaaaatgttatactTCATTGTTGTCTTTA
This region includes:
- the SPP gene encoding signal peptide peptidase, putative — protein: MNLLKLIGKHNKKMKEDNRGNSVIYYSCYAIILITLVLSKFIVVPLLAQMFLYTFITIYIGSHDSLKQLEIDDKNKKADNITAYDAIMFPIIGSGALLTLYFAYKFLDPYYVNMLLTIYLTLAGVFSLQGVFVNILEPAMPKFFEKDEYVKTFNLPRFICKEPIVFNTNKGEIVSFLFCFVIGVRWIFYKDFITHNILAVSFCFQAISLVILSNFLIGFLLLSGLFVYDIFWVFGNDVMVTVAKSFEAPVKLLFPVSKDPVHYSMLGLGDIIIPGIVISLCLRFDYYLHRNKIHKGNFKKMFNDISIHESFKKYYFFTIAVLYELGLVVTYCMLFYFEHAQPALLYLVPACILAIVGCSICKKEFKIMIKYQEVTDRSASGEDGKKKVSEKDEMIRSQESILSTTKKRITSK
- the PmUG01_12060000 gene encoding conserved protein, unknown function, with the protein product MYVYKYSTYSFYILLYEYKVPCACRLLMVNKSVTLLAKNVIESIPSYIKKKDENILINLRVKPNAKNTSIYFNSDKEVLNISIQEQPVNNQSNVAIISYFSDILNLKKRDISIVSGLKSRDKVLMVSNISLDDLNNKITENVE
- the VP1 gene encoding V-type H(+)-translocating pyrophosphatase, putative, which encodes MYLCYILLFAPPIFGLIFSIIECIWVSKININGPEDKSDKLEDGLAQVDKMKEVASYIAEGANAFLKKEYQYLIVFIVVFSGLIGFFVSYYTAISFILGCLTSILCGYIGMKIAVYANVRTTNETWKSLDKGFKVTLNAGTVMGFSLVSFSIIALGLLIVVYKTFIFANASSESSLYKVIAGFGLGGSSIALFSRVGGGIYTKAADVGADLSGKNEYGIPEDDIRNPACIADNVGDNVGDMAGMGADLFGSLAESLCAALVIGSSVLSMKEGIQFNISHCILFPLTFSSFSIIICMITFFIISQSVKIVEKKDVERTLKYLLFLSTILQSLAIIVIGYFSFPSVLKYNLLKEIQRWKVIVPALVGLWSGLIIGFTTEFYTSYSFSPVQEIANTQKVSAATGIIYGLSLGYKSTFIPIMCLSATLGISYGLCDIYGIALAAVGMLSTLCICLTIDAYGPISDNAGGIAEMAGLPSEVRTRTDILDAAGNTTAAIGKGFAIGSAALVAFALFGAYANSANLRHVNILNPWVIIGLLIGAMLPYLFSALTMKSVAIAANSVLNECLEQFPLILSDKQKPDYEKCIKISTDASLRQMIIPGLISVFSPLIIGALMGKYATAGLLVGIILSGIQLAFSSTNSGGAWDNAKKYIESGALGTEHCKGSSAHKNSVIGDTVGDPLKDTSGPSLNILIKLSAITSLVFAGVIANTFTSRRGGPKWL